In Sesamum indicum cultivar Zhongzhi No. 13 linkage group LG1, S_indicum_v1.0, whole genome shotgun sequence, the sequence TAGATTAGAAAGATTAAAAcaacaccaccaccatcataataataataataataatataatagataGTATTGGTAATGGTAATGGTAATGGTAGGGCGACCATACAGGTTATTGACAGCTTAAAGAAAGGATGGAAGAAATCCCAACAATGGAGCACCCCTGCCAAGTTGGAGTTGGAGTTGGAGTTGGAGAGCACGTGGTGAAGGCACATATGTCACGCCTCGTGTTGCGCCATTTTACCCAACACTAACATCAATACCAAAACCAAACAGCCTGTACTgctactactattattattttcttttctgtctTTTGCTTCTTCACTTGTAATTCGAATCTACTTTCCTTCCAACTTCCTCTTCCACttccatccatttttttttcttttcaaatggagaaattaaaaataaaataggctCTCACAGCTTGATTTACACAACACAAGATAAGGATTTGGAGAATTAATGTAGTAGTTGTTGAATTTGTATGACTCTGCACATAATTAGGGCTTTAACATGAAATTAGTTTTAGTATATCAATGTTTCAAGATCAAAATTCAATCCACTCAGTTTCTTTGCATTTGCCTTCCAATTATTTGCTTGAGTAGGGTACCTTTTCAACCACTCAACTCAACACCATACATCGCCACTTGTGTAGCTTCAAAAAAACACATCTCCATCCATTAGCTTATGAATGTGTAGTAGATCAATGGAAGTGGCACAGACACCTCCTAACTGCAACTCCAAATCTGGATCTTATTACTGTTCCCACCACAATTCAACTTCAGCTACAATACAAAAACATTGTCTCCCACGTCgtgcatattaattaatccctATAGTCAACACAATTTTTAATCCCACTTGAACAACACAGAAAAAGGAGGATGTCTATATACTGCGATCATCATCAATTAGAATCCATTAGAGAGTTATCCGTATGGAAGTAAAAAGAATCTGATAAGTAATCTAGATGCATACACTTAATCAAAGAATCAAATTCACCACCAAGTCCATCAGACACGATCAAACGGAAAACCCGACacttcaaaattcaaacataaacAGTTGAATGAGAATTGGGAGGAGCACAATCACAATCAATTATGTCAAAAGCGCAGCTTTTCCTTTTAGGTAATAATAACAAACTGCCACAGCAATTTGAACCAAAGATAACGACCTCAAAAACAGAATTCCTCATTGATCATTGGATTGCAAAACAACTTCAATAATCAGTTACACTTGAAACACCAACACCTACAACTAATCTCAAGAAACAAACATGAAGCCGAAACCCAATTCAATCCAATCCATGCGACATTCCTAACGTTGTTTTATGGATTGATTAATCGTGCAGAGTCCCCAAGATATCCTCATCCCTGTACAAATGGTACCTGCATATGCATTCCATTCCCCCAACACGGAGAGTTAAGTTAGCCGTCAGTTCACCCTACCAAGAAAGCAAAACACAGTGAATGACAAAGCAATCTTGCAAGATCATGAAAAAGCTCACTCACTCTTTTTCGCCCAATTTGACTTGTGTTCCCCCATATTCAGGCAAAAGAACCGTGTCGCCTTCTTTCACAGCAACCGGGATATGGTTCCCCCCTGCTTCCCCACGCAGCCCGGGTCCAACCGCAACCACTTTACCAGAGTTCAACTTGGATGATTTTTCTGGGAGGAGAATACCAGCTGTGGTTTTGGAAGGGGGCACAATTTTCTCCACAAGTACTCTGTTCAGAGTTGGGATCAACCGTTTAGCCATTGCCGAACGGGATTCAACTTGCAGACGCAGAAGATCAGTTCACTACCAAGATAAACAAACTATCTCGTCGTGAGCGAGTCTGAGTGGTAACAAATAGAAAGAGGGAGTTTTAAGTGGAAGGTTCTAGGCTGTATTCCAGAGGGGGTTTAGGGTTCTACAGCTGTAATAAAGAACTTGATTTGGgccaagaaacaaaaaaagaaaagggctGCTGGGCTGTTTCTCTTACTTAGTTTTGAGTCTTCACAATTTAATATTGCAAGATGGACATTTCTAAAAAGTCCCAAGAACATATGGTTTGTTTCAAATAGCTGGGCATCAACTTTTTCATCATGTTCATAGGGGCTTCTCCATCATCATTTAGAGCCCACTAACCTACTTGACACCATATCTTCTATCCATACTTCAAATACTTCGGGCCTCGCAACTGTCTACTTCGGTAAGGAATATGATGTCTAATTGTTCAAGTAATTCTAAACCAATGGTCAggaaataaatatgtataccATAGTTAACAATCATGTGCTTAAATTTAATCTCTCTACTCCATAATCTCTTCAATGTTCATAAGACATGCAAAATCTTAAATTGTCTCCAAAATTTGGGATAAATGTATGAGAGATTTCTGCAATTTTAGAGTTAGAATTCATGATTTGACATAatctaatcaaaattcaacaagAGCATCATGTTATCGATATATCTTTATATTgcaaactaaataaaaatcttcAAAAACAATGATTACTTACAagtaaattcataaattgacATCCACTTGCAACAAAATTATTGAGAGGCAGAGGCGTGGGAATTTCAACAGCAGTTACCATATTCACCACCCTCTCCATGAGTTGCTGAGGCTCACACGATGAAAAAGGGGTTGGACCAAGAGTTCCCCATCATCTGTGGACGGCATTCTTGGACCACTcggttttttttcttttagctCAATCATAAGTTGTTGTTGCCCAACTGCATCCATACCATAATCAGATTCATATTGACTACTTGTCCCTCCTCGTCCCTCATAACCAAAGTAAAATCCAAATAGAAGAGGTTTACGCTTTTGCTTTTGGACCATCAAAGAATATGCAATAAGAGTGGTGCACAatcaaatgaataattaatggTATCTTCTGCTAAAGCCCATGGCAACGGCATACACTCACTTATCCATCCCCCCAACTCCCCCTGACAATGACCACCACAACATCCATCATTTTTCTTCCCAAATTCAATGTTCCCATCATCTCCCAGACCCTGAGAAGATTCTAGTATCCAACTGATGATTGCATATTTTCTTAAGGAAAAAATGCTTAATTatttggaggaaaattgattgaaaacaAATGTGTCTCGAAACATTCAGCTCaagcaaaaccaaaaaagaggCGAGCAAGATTGAGCCACGTGTATTGTATAATTGCGCTTTAGAGCATAATTGTCTTTaacaaacaaggaaaaataaGGACATTAGTAGTTAGTTTATTGAGTCTCGTTGAAATGTTTTGTTTTGACTCAAATCAAGTGGAGCAAAATTACaatcacaaataaaatgaTGCTGATATAAGAATATGAACAACTATGTGTTGTTCAGAATTAATGTTGATTCGAAGGGAGCATATATGTAACAGTAAAGCATGTGTGAGTTGGGACATTCTGTAACTGATGTGAAATCATTAGCTTCCAATAAATGTGGTTTCTAAACCAGCTTTCTTGCGCCACATTTTCTGGGGAGGGCACACTACCACCACACCACACCAAACCATTCACATTTcacttttgtaattataatttagagccaataattttttacaatttatttcagTATAAAAGTTGGAAGTCCAACCGAGTCAGAATTATGGACTACTTTTGTACTGGTTGTTTCAAATTAaatgagataattaatttgattgcttcacttaaaaaaagaagttgcCAATTTAGAATTGGTAATTGTTCAACCCGTCATGTCGTGTCGTCAGCATGCACAAAGATTGGTCCAAgattctgaaatattttacCCGTTGGTAGATAATAAATCAAGTAGGAATGGTGCGAAAAGAAGtaactaaaattgaaagagTGCAGATATGGTTGAATATGGTCAGGGCTAGCTGAGGCCTGCCTACTGTCTCCTACCTCCACTCAATTAGGCAAAAGGTTAAATATAAAAGCAGGAGGAAGGCATACACATTGCAGTTTGCACACTCCACTCCACTCCATTCCACTCGCATATAAAATGCTTGAAATGGATATCgttttgctatatatatatatatagatattgaCCTATTGGTGCCTAACTTGGACTAAAAAAGTTCCGATTTAGTATTAATTGACGACAGCTTTCAGTAATGTTTGTTAATAAGGTCccgaatatttttttaactgtaaAAAATCTTTACACTTTGATTCTCTCTTGCCCAATTCACATCTTTGAGAccttagaaaataaaattatgatctAGATTAGATCAAGTAATTTGAGATTTGATTCGATCTTCTCGGTGGTTCAAGAAACACAACAATAGCAAATTTATGGAAACAAGGAAGAAAAGAGTATATGAAAATGGGAGAAGAAATTAAACAGTTTGGTGGAATTGAATTCTTCCTTAAAGATACGCGAGATCTTGAAACAGAATTGGGTGATATGAAAATGGGAGAAGAAACAAGTCAACAAAGTAAGTGCTATTTGACGTCAACTCGTCAAGTTTCTTTCAACAAAAACAATTCATTTAGATCAACTTGTTGGTTTCCTcagacacacacatacacatgcactccttttatattttttaaatttgaatatataggtatgtatgtatgtgatGGAGATACGGTTTTAGTGCGCCTGCGTTGCATGGTCCTTTTGGACTTTAgaatatgcaatttattccGTAGCCTTCCACTCTGAGTTGAGACCTAATCTTGATTGTGGGTGGCATTGGCATACCAGTGCAGAATCTTCTCCGTGTGGACCCTTCATTTGGTGCGTCGAATCTTTACGTGAcccacatttcttttttccattttttcccAAACCTATCAGCGTTTTGAACGTATTAGCATTGATACTGTGTGTTCAACATTACATGATGAAACAAACCCTTTCTGTAAACAAAACAGGTGGTCGTGCCGGAGTGGTTATCGGGCATGACTAGAAATCATGTGGGCTCTGCCCGCGCAGGTTCGAATCCTGCCGACCACGTCATGAGTCTTTTAgctattttcttattttgatatGGTTGGCTGTCAGCACCACAAAATTCCAGTACGCCAACCGAACCTAAATCTCTGAAGATAAGCGGTGGTACTGGTAAGCATGCTTCAATTATTGTTCAAACCGTCCATGCACGATCACGCTCATACAGGCACAGGCACAGCAAGCACAAGAGAGAGGGGGTACATACTACATATCCGTCCATGGCATTGGCTCTACTATAGTGAGTGCTGTGGGCCAAACAAAAGAAGGGATATATGAGTTGAGTGGCTCCAATTCCTCAACTCAAAAAGGGAACTTTGGTGATGATGATAAGCTCCCTAACTATGTTTATCCTCACCCACtccccatcatcatcatcatatatacTTGTTCTGCTCcatcattttaattacaattaattgtGATCAGAATCATCCATCCATCTGCTTCACTTTTCCATCCCTTTGTCTCTTACATTGGATCCCCAATTGGCTTTAATGAAACTCACCCTATCTACCATTGAAGCTGAAACCCATCTCTATCTACTTTGTTTCCATCCTCAAAACAAACCTCCACTCTTCatcatattacaaaaaaagaagcttttcttataaaagtaaaagtgTAGTACTGTAGGAATTAATTGGGATATATCTAAACTAAAGCAAAGGACTAGGTTTTCTTATAAGTTGCCTCTTTTTACTCATGTAGGGACATGGGACTCATCATCacttggaatatatatatatatatatatataattagtagtTTTGAGACCACAACAAATATTGTGAATTTACTAACCGCTTCTCTAATGAATTCTCGTTTGAccataatattaaaacaagCCAAAACTACTAACATggttatcaataaaatttcaaaatgtaataaatatttgttgtatgATAAGTTAGGTCTGACCACCCCCAAGTTAGGAgaaaagattatataaaaagtaaaagatgagtacatacatatacatctATGTCTCTTCATTTGTCTCaatcttgaaaatttgaatgatttccaaaacactcaaaaaaaaaaaaaaaaagaaaaacattttaTCTTAATGATCATGTGTTGTGATGAAGAGGCCCGTGAGCATTAGACGTATAATGCCAAAAACCAATATTATGTAATCAGCAGGGAATATTAATTGGTTAGACATGTGAactaattagtttagtatttttataggAACTTGATGATCCATGATTCCATTAATCAATTTGCATTCATAAAAATGTATACAGCACGTAGTGCCCAAATCCGGACACATTAACTGTTGGATTGAACACGACATTTAAGATCGATCATCGCTGCCACGACCATGTTGTTgatctcatcatcatcatcatcgacTACTGCTTGCTTGCAACCTCATCGTGCGTCTGTGGTTGATAGGCAGATGATGATGCAAATGATTAAATGAAAGGGAACTAACACTTGTTCTTTTCTATTCAACTAGTACTCTGCTGAGCTAACCACAAATATCGATCACTACACATGATCTTGCTGCTCTGTACGTATAATCTAGTAGAGGGTTGACACGCTACGTTTATACTTGCGTCCATCACTAGaacttcaaataaaataagcttgaaaatttatacaaataaataagaaattaaaaaaaaaagtgtcaattaattttctttgcatcatcatcttatatataatttaggcAATCCCATGCAGTGATACAGTCGAGATTCCTGAATATACTCATCAAAGCGAATGTTCTAaccacataataatatatagtattgaAATAAAAGCATGAATGTTTCTTCATAATAAAGCAACTTTTCAGTGTATTTTATGAGCAATGATCGATAATGGATAAACTAGAAAGTGGGACTGGGACTGTGATCCTGAcgcaatttattaataaaatcatatatatatatatatataaattaagtagggagataattatttatcaagtCTGAGTGGTTCCTTCCCGAAAGGCATGCAGATGCAGGGGTCTAGGCAGAGAAGAGTAGTAGTCCCGTCCACCTGACCTCACCTCACCTCTCCACATAAATGTGTTAATAGCCACATTTAATACGTAGCAGACCAGTTTTATGCAAACTTTATAAGCTACCTTGGGACTTCCCACTCTCCAATattctaaattcaattattatttatttattttatttccatgGACTACGTACTTATTGTTACcgccttctctctctctcgggCCCATGGAGAGATTCTCATATTAAatcattgatttattatatatccTATCCGtgctttatatatagtatttcaTACTCAGCTAcatataaatgaatttttgtatTAGAGTTTATCATgtttaaatatgattaaactACGTACAACAATATTCGGATTAAATCCGAcacgcacatatatatatatatatatataatattcgcTACTATATAATTAGAAGTTGAggctattaattaatatgttgttacaaatgaataaattattaaaaagaaactaAATAAGGTAGTTGCCACCTTTTATTCTACTTTACCAAATACAAACACACTTATTAGCCTATAATTGCAGTGTTGgtatgtatatgtgtaataattaatatgcatGTAATGATTCTTACAAATTAAGatcataacaaaaagaaagaggtaATAAAGATTAGAGAGGAATTAAGAGCAAAATAGCCACACATTTGATACAGAATTGACTCTTACCCAACACTTGCATCCCATCATAAttgctttttctatttctttttcccacATCCTCTTTGACTTGCGtttctcctttttattttttcttatactaatatttaatcatattcgatcatcaatatatatcattaaataatCCCTTAtaatagtttaaataaataaagattaacATGCACATATAAATACACACAGACAGACACGAATACACATGTGTTTACCCCGacctgtatatatatgttcatgcaaattgcaaattatttgtatataaagCAAGCAAGTTGGCAAGTACTAATTTGTAGAGTAGCGGTCTTTTTGAATGTCTGATTGAGGAACCTCAACCtcgataaaataaataggacACCAAATTAACCAAAGAACTACTGCTCCAGCAGCACCCCCCACCCCATATATCCCATCCCACATACGCACTCAGTCCATAATGGAACCAAACAGTTCTGATCATCGTGAGGCGGTGGAAATAGCCATGGAGACGGAGGTGCACCGTGTGGCTCCGCCTCCTCACCGTAGCACCCTTGAGAAACTGAGGACACGCCTCAAAGAAACCTTCTTCCCGGATGATCCTCTGCGCCAGTTCAAGGGCCAGTCATGGAAAGTAAAGTTGATTCTTGGAGCGCAGTACATATTTCCCATACTTGAATGGGGTCCCAAGTATAGTCTCACACTCCTCAAATCTGATATTGTTTCTGGTCTCACCATAGCCAGCCTTGCCATACCTCaggttaattttctat encodes:
- the LOC105159976 gene encoding 10 kDa chaperonin, mitochondrial-like, with translation MAKRLIPTLNRVLVEKIVPPSKTTAGILLPEKSSKLNSGKVVAVGPGLRGEAGGNHIPVAVKEGDTVLLPEYGGTQVKLGEKEYHLYRDEDILGTLHD